CCGGTGGCCAGGCGCACGGCCGACTCGACGTCGCCCAGCTCGACCAGCATCACCACCGTGTGCAGCCGGTTGGCCGACTCGTGCACCTGGGCCCGCAGGGCGTCGGCCAGGCTGCGGGTCGCCGACAGCTCGTCGGCGAGCGCCATCACCCGGGTGCGGTCGCGCAGCGTCAGCACGGTGCCCAGCGACCCCCGGCCGCCCACCGGCACCTGCGACACCACCACCAGCCGCTCGCCCGCCAGCTGCACCACGTCGGTCACGGTGTCGCCCGACACCAGCAGGTCGGCCACGCCGCCCGTCACCCCCAGCGACGCCACCGGACGCCCCTGCACGTCGCCGTCGAGCCCCAGCAGCTCCCGGGCGGCGTCGTTCATCAGCACCACCCGCCGGTCGCGGTCGACCACCACCAGCCCCTCCCGCACCGCGTGCAGCACGGCGTCGTGGTGGGCGTAGAGGCGCGCCACCTCGGCCGGGCCCATGCCGAAGGTCTGCCGGGAGAGGCGCTTGGCGATCCACCACACGCCCACGCCGGCCAGGAGCAGCACCAGCAGGGCAACGCCGAGGACCTGGGCGAGGACGGGCGTGAGGTCGTCGCTCACCTGGTCGACGGTCACGCCCACGGCCACGAGGCCCACCGGGCGGCCGCCGTCGACGGAGTAGACCGGCACCACCGCCCGCACCGACAGCCCGAGCGTGCCCTCGAAGGTCTCCTCCACCACCCCGCCCCGCAGCGCAGGTGCGAAGGTGCCGACGAAGTGCCCGCCGATGCGGTCGGGGTTGGGGTGGGTGTAGCGGATGCCGCCGGTCGACATGACCACCACGAACGACACGTCGGCCCGGCGCCGCAGCCGCTCGGCGACCGGCTGCAGGCGGTCGGTGGGGCGCTCGTCGACCAGGGCGTCGGCGATCTCCGGCATGCTCGCCACCGCCTCGGCGACCGACAGCACCCGCTCCTCCGCACCCCGCTGGACCAGGCGATCGGCGACCGACACCGCCAGCAGCACGCCGGCGCCGATGACCAGTGCGAGGATCACCGCGTACAGCCCGAACACCTGCCGACCGATGCTCAGGTGGTCGCCCCGTGCGCGCAGCGACCGAGCCCAACCGCGGGTTCGTCGCGACATCCCCACAGTCTGCCCGTCACCATCGGTGCCGGCACCGTGACAGGAGGTGACCTTCAGCACCCACCACCGCGGGCGCACGTAGATTGAGCGCCCGTGGGGAAGGGAAGGCGGGGCCGTTGGCTCGCCGCGGCGCTGGTCGTCGTCGTGGCTCTCGTGGGCGCGACCGTGCTGGTCCTGCGCGACCCGGGGGCGGCCGAGGAGTACGACGCCGGCGACGTCGCCACCACCACCACGACCGTCGCCACCACCACGACGACGACCGCCCCGCCCACCACGACGACGACCGGCCCGCCCACCACGACCACGCCGCCGACCACCGCGGCCCCGGCCCCGACCCCACCTCGCGGACCGGCGACGTCGACCGCCAAGAAGGGCGTGAGCGTGTGGGACTTCGGCGGCCTCGGGGCGGCGCTCACCGACGTGGGCGCCTCCTGGTACTACAACTGGGCGTCGGGGCCGACCGGCGGGGCCGGCGACTCGGCCGAGTTCGTCCCCATGATCTGGGGTGCCCGCTCGGTGAACGACGACGAGCTGGCCCGGGTGAAGGCCAACGGCTCGACGCTGCTCGGCTTCAACGAACCCGACTTCGGCAGCCAGGCGAACATGACCGTGGAGCAGGCACTCGACCTGTGGCCGCGCCTGCAGGACACCGGCATGCGGCTCGGCAGCCCCGCGGTGGCCGTGGGCGGTGCCGACGCCGGCGGCTGGCTCGACCGCTTCATGGCGGGTGCTCGAGAGCGGGGCCTGCGGGTCGACTTCATCACGCTGCACTGGTACGGCTCCGACTTCGGCGACGCCGCCGTGGGCCACCTGCGCGACTACGTCGAGGCGGTGCACGACCGCTACGGCCTCCCCGTCTGGATCACCGAGTACGCCCTGATCAAGTGGGTCGACGGCGGCTCGGTCTTCCCGACCGACGCCCAGCAGGCGGCGTTCGTGACGGGCTCCACGGCGATGTTCGAGAGCCTCCCCTACGTGGAGCGCTACGCCTGGTTCGCCCTGCCCACGCCCGACGACCGCCAGGGCACGGGCCTGTACCGCAGCGACTCGGCCGCCCCGGCACCCACGCCCGCGGGGGCGGCGTATCGAGCGGCAGGTTGACGGCTACGGTCCGCGGGATGCCCGGTCGCCTGCTCGCCGCCGCCGCCGTCCTGATGGTGACGTTGGGCGCCTGCTCCGACGGCGGTGACGACGAGGACGCCGCGGCCGAGGACGACACCACCACGACGTCGACGACCGCCCCGGACGACGAGGCCAGGGCCGTCGAGCTGTTCGTCCAGCAGTTCGGCAGCTACGACGACCCCAACGGCCTCCAGTTCACCGCCGAGGAAGCCCTGTGCGCGGCCGAGGCCTCCGTCGGGGCCCTGGGGATGGAGCGGCTGGTGGAGCTCGGGTTCGACCCCGACGCGCCCGACCTGGGGGGCCTCGACGACACCCTCACCGCCGCCGAGAGCGACGCCATGTACCAGGCGATCGCCGGCTGCATCGATCTCGAGACCCAGCTGGCCGCCATGTTCGAGCAGAGCGGGATGACCGAGGACGTGGCCCGCTGCGTGGCCCAGCGCTACCTCGACACGGGTCTCGCCGAGCAGGCGATCGCCGGCGACTACGACCAGGCGCTCAACGAGGAGATCGACGCGGCGCTCACCGCGGCCACCGAGGCCTGCGAGTCCTGAAGGCGGTGGTTGGGGGCGTGCCCTAACTGCGGGGGACCTGCGACCAGGGCAGGTCCTTGTCGCTGCGGGGCTCGCCCGGCAGGCCCAGCACCCGCTCGCCGATGATGTTGCGCTGGATCTCGGAGGTGCCGCCCTCGATCGAGTTGGCCCGGGCCCGCAGGAACATCTTGCGCGACGACCCGGGCGGCCCGACCAGCCCCAGGTTCTCGGCCCGGCGCATCTCGTAGTCGTAGCCGACCGTGGCGTCGGCGCCGAGGAGGTCGACGCACAGCTCGTAGATGCGCATGTTGACCTCGGCGAACTTCAGCTTGGCGATCGACCCCTCCGGCCCGGGGTTGCCGGCTTTGCGGTTCTGCCCGGCCCGGATGTTGGTGAGCCGCAGCACCTCCGACTCGATCCACGCCTGCATGAGCCGGTCGCGCCCCGCCGGCGACCTCACCTGCGCACCCGCCTCCTCGCGCCAGATGCGGACGGCCTCGGCGATCGCGCCGGAGCCCCGGGGCGGCAGACCGCCGCCCCCGCCGCCGATCGTGGTCCGCTCGTTCATCAGGGTGGCCATGGCGACCCGCCAGCCCTCCCCCACGGCGCCGATGCGGTCGGCGTCGGGCACCCGCACGTCGGTGAGGTACACCTCGTTGAACTCGGCCTCGCCGGTGATCTGCCGCAGCGGCCGCACCTCGACGCCGGGCGCGTGCATGTCGAGCGCGAAGTAGGTGAGGCCCTTGTGCTTCGGCGCCTCGGGATCGGTGCGGGTGACGAGCATGCCCCGGTCGGCGATGTGGGCCAGCGTGTTCCACACCTTCTGGCCGTTGATCACCCACTCGTCGCCGTCGCGCACGGCCTTGCACGCCAACCCCGCCAGGTCGGACCCGGCGCCGGGCTCGGAGAACAGCTGGCACCAGGCGTCCTCGCCGGTGAAGATGCGCCGCAGGAGCCGCTGCTTGATCGCCTCGTCGCCCATGGTGACGATCGTCGGCCCGGCCATCGTGAGCCCGAAGAAGTGGCGCGACGTGATCGACGGGGCGCCGGCCTTGGCCAGGCGGGCCTCGACGGTGCGCTGGTGCGAGGGCGGCAGGTCGAGCCCGCCGTAGCCCTCGGGGAAGTGGACCCAGGCCAGGCCGAGGTCGTACTGCCGGCTGCGGAACGCCACCGGGTCGGTCTTCCCCGGGTCGAGCTCGTCCAGCAGATGGTCGAGGCGGTCGGCGACGAGGGCCTCTGCGTCCGTCATAGCTGCACCCTACGTGCAGGCACCTGCGGCCGCCCAAGGGCCGGACGACCGCAGGTGTCCCACGAATCGGCTACTCGCCGAACTCGAAGTCGGCGGCGAACGGTGCCTCGTGCTCCTCGATCACCAGCTCCAGCCCGATCGCCTTGTCCGGGTTCGGCTTGAAGATCGAGCTGGCCCGCGGCGGGTCGCGGTCCTCCGGGGCGCCCCACCCGTAGGTGCCGAAGAGGCCCTCGAAGTCGAGCTCGTCGATCGAGTTCATCGCCTCGATGATCCCCTCCCGCGACAGGTCGCCCGCCTCCACGGCCGCCTCGAGCACCTGGTGCACGGCCTTCGACTCGAGGTAGCCGAAGTTGAAGTAGACGTCCGGCACCTGGTCGGGGGCGTAGGTCTCCTGGATGCGCAGCAGCTCCGACATGCCGGCGATGTCCTCGTTGCCGTACTCCGGCCCCTCCGACACCCACACGAAGTGCTCCTGCAGGTACGGCATGAGCGGCGACTCGACGAAGGCGCCGATCCAACTGGGCGACTGGCCCAGCCACAGCGCCTCGTAGCCGAGCTCGGCGGCCTTGCCGAGCGCGCCGGCCGTGTCCGTCGGGGTCGACGTGAGCCACACCGCCTCGCAGCCCGAGCCCTGGAGCTGGGTGATCTGCGTGGTGAAGTCGGGGTTGCCGACGGGGAACGAGGCCGAGTCGGTGAGCTCGATGCCGAGCTGCTCGAGGGCGAAGTCGACTCCCTCCTGGCCGGCCTCGCCGTAGGGGTCGTCCTGCACCAGCGTGCAGATCTTGCTGGCGTCGCTGCCGCCGCCCTCGGTGACGTACCAGTCGAGGCCGTTGATGGCCTGGATCTGGTAGGGCGCCCCGATGGGGAGGAGGTTCTGCTCCCGGACCCAGAACGAGTCGAGCGTGGCGGGCTGGGCGACGATGTCGTCGGCGGCGAGCTGCTCCAGCAGGGCGTTGACCACGGGGGTGCCCAACAGCTGGTTGAACATCACCACGTCGTCCTTGATCTGGTTGTACTTCTGCACGGCCGTGGGCGGGTCGTAGGCCGAGTCCTCGATCACCAGCTCGACCGGGTACTTGCCGGCGACGCCACCGAGCTCCTCGTTGACGTAGTCCCAGTAGGCCTTGTCGCCGTTGGTCAACGGCTCGCCGATGACCGCGACGCGGCCGCTGGTGGGCGTGATCACGCCCAATCGGATCGTCTCGCCGTCGAAGCCGGGACCGCTCGCCGGGTCACCGCCGGTCTGCTCGGAGTCGCCGTCGTCGTCGCCGGACCCCTCGTCGTCGTCACGGCCTCCGCCGCACGCCGACGCCAGCAACACCAGGGCCGTGAGCACGGTCACCGACCCGAACCACCTGTGTCGTTTCACCTTCGTTGCCTCCCCCTTGGCTGTCGTTTTGCCGAGGACTTGCACCTAATACGAGAAGGGCCAGGTGAGGAACCACGTCTTCACCCGGAGCCAGAACGCGGCCAGGCCGCGCGGCTCGAACAGCAGGAACAGGACGATGGCGAGGCCGAAGATGACGGCGTTGAACTCGCCGATGGCGAAGATCCCGCCTTCACCGGCGTCGGAGGTGATGAGCCGGTCGAACAGCGCCAGGTCGCTGTTCTGCTCGATCACCGACCGGCCGCCCCACACGAACAGCGCCCCCAGCACCGAGCCGTAGATCGTGCCGAGCCCGCCGATGATGATCATCGCCACGTACGTGATCGACAGGAAGAGCCCGAACTCGGTGGGGCTCACGTACTGCTGCAGCAGGCCGTAGAGCGACCCGGCCAGCGCGGCGTAGGCACTCGACCAGGCGAACGCCCCGACCTTGTAGCGGGCCAGGTTCACGCCGATCACCTCGGCCGACAGGTCGCGGTCGCGGATCGCCTGCATGGCCCGGCCGGGACGGCTGCGCGTGAGGTTCACCGCCAGCAGCGCCCCCACCGCCACGAGCGCCCACACGAGCCAGAAGAAGGACTGCTCGAAGGTGTAGGCCTCGGCACCCAGCTCGATGCCCTCCCGGAAGTCGAGCGGGCCGATCGACATGGCCACCGTGCCGAGGCTCTTGCCGTTGCCCCCGCCGGTGACGCTGTCCCAGTTGTTCCACAGGTGCTCGCCCAGGAACACCAACCCGAGCGTGACCACCACCAGGTAGTTGCCCCGCAGCCGCAGGGCGAAGGGCCCGATCACCGCCCCGACGACGAAGCCGATCAGCATGGCCAGCGCCAGGTAGGCGGGCATGGGCCACCCCCGCTCGCCGCCGAAGTAGACCGCCGTGTAGGCGCCGACGCCGACGAAGAAGGCGTGGCCCAGCGAGATCTGGCCGGTGAACCCGGTCAGCAGGTTGAGGCCGATCGCACCGATGGCGAAGACGCCGCACATCGCCAGGATCCGCAGGCCCGGGTCGCCCAGGTAGGTGGGCAGCCACAGGTACAGCAGGATCGTCCCGACCACGAACGCCCAGCGCCACGGGGTGCGCCGGGGGCTGCGGATGAGCTTGACGTCGTCGGCGTACGACAGCGACCCCAGGAAGTACGCCATCAGACCCGCCTGACCTCTCGGGTGCCGAACAGGCCGTAGGGCCGGATCAGCAGGATCACGATCATCGCCAGGTAGGGCGACACCCGCTCGAAGCTCTCGCCCACCCAGTCGAAGTACTCAGGCGCCAGGAGGGCGGTGAACTGCTGGACCAGCCCGATGATCACCCCGCCCACCGCGGCGCCCAGCGGCGAGTCGAGGCCGCCCAGGATGATGGCGGGGAAGGCGATCAGCGCCAGCGCCCCGGTCGCCGGGCTCAGCTGGCTCGGGCCGGCCGCCAGCGTCGCCCCCGCCAGCGCGGCGACCAGGCCGGCGATGCCCCACGCCACCCGGTAGACCCGCCGGGCGGGGATGCCCTGCGCCATGGCGGCCTCGGGGTCGAGCGCCGCGGCCCGCATGGCCAGGCCCATGGTCGAGTAGCGGAAGAACAGGAAGAACCCGGCCAGCACGAAGGCCGCGAACAGGATGGTCCACAGGTCGCGATCGGCCACGGTGACGCCCAGGACGTCGCGGGTGTGGATGCCCCAGGGGTCGCCCAGGTTGCGGTTGTTCGGCCCCCAGATCGACGTGGTCACGTTGTCGAGCACGAAGAGGATCCCGATCGTGGCCATGATCACCGTGGCCGGCTCCTCGCCCACCATGTGCCGCAGCACCAGGGCCTCGATCAGCACGCCGATCAGGGCGCCCGACGCCATGGCCAGCACCAGGGAGAGGTAGAAGTTCACGTCCCAGGTCTGGCTGAACTGGTAGGTGAGGTAGGCGCCGAGCAGCACCAGGCTGGCCTGGGCGAAGTTGATCACGCCGGTGGCCTTGAAGATCACCGAGAAGCCCAGGGCGATCAGGGCGTACTTGCAGCCCACCGCCACGCCGGAGAACCCGGTCTGCAGCAGGTCGTCGCCGGTGATCACCGCCAGCAGGCTCCCGGCGGTCATGCGTAGAGCCCCTCGATCAGCGGGCCGAACGCCTCGGAGATGGCGTTGCGCTTCACCTTCTGGGTGGCGGTCACCTCACCGTCCTCCTGCTCCAGCTCCTTGGGCAGCAGGGCGAAGCGCTTCACCTGCTCGACCTGGGCCAGCTCGGCGTTCACCTCGTCGACCACGCCGGCCACCAGCCCCTCGACCTCCGGCTTGGCGGACAGGTCGGCGTAGGTGGTG
This genomic window from Acidimicrobiales bacterium contains:
- a CDS encoding glycoside hydrolase family protein, with product MGKGRRGRWLAAALVVVVALVGATVLVLRDPGAAEEYDAGDVATTTTTVATTTTTTAPPTTTTTGPPTTTTPPTTAAPAPTPPRGPATSTAKKGVSVWDFGGLGAALTDVGASWYYNWASGPTGGAGDSAEFVPMIWGARSVNDDELARVKANGSTLLGFNEPDFGSQANMTVEQALDLWPRLQDTGMRLGSPAVAVGGADAGGWLDRFMAGARERGLRVDFITLHWYGSDFGDAAVGHLRDYVEAVHDRYGLPVWITEYALIKWVDGGSVFPTDAQQAAFVTGSTAMFESLPYVERYAWFALPTPDDRQGTGLYRSDSAAPAPTPAGAAYRAAG
- a CDS encoding branched-chain amino acid ABC transporter permease, producing MAYFLGSLSYADDVKLIRSPRRTPWRWAFVVGTILLYLWLPTYLGDPGLRILAMCGVFAIGAIGLNLLTGFTGQISLGHAFFVGVGAYTAVYFGGERGWPMPAYLALAMLIGFVVGAVIGPFALRLRGNYLVVVTLGLVFLGEHLWNNWDSVTGGGNGKSLGTVAMSIGPLDFREGIELGAEAYTFEQSFFWLVWALVAVGALLAVNLTRSRPGRAMQAIRDRDLSAEVIGVNLARYKVGAFAWSSAYAALAGSLYGLLQQYVSPTEFGLFLSITYVAMIIIGGLGTIYGSVLGALFVWGGRSVIEQNSDLALFDRLITSDAGEGGIFAIGEFNAVIFGLAIVLFLLFEPRGLAAFWLRVKTWFLTWPFSY
- a CDS encoding branched-chain amino acid ABC transporter permease; this translates as MTAGSLLAVITGDDLLQTGFSGVAVGCKYALIALGFSVIFKATGVINFAQASLVLLGAYLTYQFSQTWDVNFYLSLVLAMASGALIGVLIEALVLRHMVGEEPATVIMATIGILFVLDNVTTSIWGPNNRNLGDPWGIHTRDVLGVTVADRDLWTILFAAFVLAGFFLFFRYSTMGLAMRAAALDPEAAMAQGIPARRVYRVAWGIAGLVAALAGATLAAGPSQLSPATGALALIAFPAIILGGLDSPLGAAVGGVIIGLVQQFTALLAPEYFDWVGESFERVSPYLAMIVILLIRPYGLFGTREVRRV
- a CDS encoding acyl-CoA dehydrogenase family protein; this encodes MTDAEALVADRLDHLLDELDPGKTDPVAFRSRQYDLGLAWVHFPEGYGGLDLPPSHQRTVEARLAKAGAPSITSRHFFGLTMAGPTIVTMGDEAIKQRLLRRIFTGEDAWCQLFSEPGAGSDLAGLACKAVRDGDEWVINGQKVWNTLAHIADRGMLVTRTDPEAPKHKGLTYFALDMHAPGVEVRPLRQITGEAEFNEVYLTDVRVPDADRIGAVGEGWRVAMATLMNERTTIGGGGGGLPPRGSGAIAEAVRIWREEAGAQVRSPAGRDRLMQAWIESEVLRLTNIRAGQNRKAGNPGPEGSIAKLKFAEVNMRIYELCVDLLGADATVGYDYEMRRAENLGLVGPPGSSRKMFLRARANSIEGGTSEIQRNIIGERVLGLPGEPRSDKDLPWSQVPRS
- a CDS encoding ABC transporter substrate-binding protein — translated: MTVLTALVLLASACGGGRDDDEGSGDDDGDSEQTGGDPASGPGFDGETIRLGVITPTSGRVAVIGEPLTNGDKAYWDYVNEELGGVAGKYPVELVIEDSAYDPPTAVQKYNQIKDDVVMFNQLLGTPVVNALLEQLAADDIVAQPATLDSFWVREQNLLPIGAPYQIQAINGLDWYVTEGGGSDASKICTLVQDDPYGEAGQEGVDFALEQLGIELTDSASFPVGNPDFTTQITQLQGSGCEAVWLTSTPTDTAGALGKAAELGYEALWLGQSPSWIGAFVESPLMPYLQEHFVWVSEGPEYGNEDIAGMSELLRIQETYAPDQVPDVYFNFGYLESKAVHQVLEAAVEAGDLSREGIIEAMNSIDELDFEGLFGTYGWGAPEDRDPPRASSIFKPNPDKAIGLELVIEEHEAPFAADFEFGE